The Blastomonas fulva genome contains a region encoding:
- a CDS encoding TetR/AcrR family transcriptional regulator gives MAAQAPDPIGDEAGDPSERPGKTPRTARGRATLRKLLDAAAIEFGERGFHEASISGITRRAGTALGSFYTYFDSKDEIFRALVQDMSAQVGVHAAAAMQEAKSALDRERAALKGFLEFAREHKEIYRIIDEAEFVDSDSYRAHYQVTASRILARLKAGAETGELRDDVSELHAWAVMGMNVFLGLRYGIWSEDLAPDAIASAANDFIARGLKP, from the coding sequence ATGGCGGCACAGGCACCTGACCCAATCGGGGACGAGGCGGGCGACCCGTCCGAAAGGCCGGGCAAGACACCCCGCACTGCGCGTGGCCGGGCGACCCTGCGCAAGCTGCTCGACGCAGCCGCGATCGAATTTGGCGAGCGCGGTTTCCACGAGGCCTCGATCAGCGGCATCACCCGCCGCGCGGGCACGGCGCTGGGCAGTTTCTACACCTATTTCGATTCCAAGGACGAAATCTTCCGCGCGCTGGTGCAGGACATGTCGGCACAGGTCGGCGTGCACGCTGCCGCCGCGATGCAGGAGGCCAAGAGCGCGCTGGATCGCGAACGCGCCGCGCTCAAGGGCTTTCTGGAATTCGCGCGCGAACACAAGGAAATCTACCGTATCATCGACGAGGCCGAATTCGTCGATTCAGACAGCTACCGCGCGCACTATCAGGTCACCGCATCGCGCATTCTGGCAAGGCTGAAGGCTGGCGCCGAGACCGGCGAACTGCGCGACGATGTCAGCGAGCTCCACGCCTGGGCGGTGATGGGGATGAACGTGTTCCTTGGCCTGCGCTACGGCATCTGGAGCGAGGACCTCGCCCCCGACGCGATCGCCAGCGCGGCGAACGACTTCATAGCGCGCGGGCTGAAGCCTTGA
- a CDS encoding FAD-dependent monooxygenase — protein sequence MTDTNISAQHSDILIMGAGPAGLALALALVRSGLSVRVIDRISPQTLADPGFDGRASALASTSWQMLQNLGLADGLWRDACPIDRIAVSDGLRKGGLDFDAGAEGMGVMLPNSLLRGALFEAASADDDIDLVMGAEVAIRAVDAHRATITLADGRAFSASLLVGAEGRMSPTRDLAGITLVQWSYRQRGIVTAVTLEKSHQNTAFEIFYPDGPVAILPLNDDDDGRAMASIVWTVPEGKADAWVSLSDRAFGAALTKMSGGFLGEITPVTPRSSWPLTLCQASAMVAPRIALVGDSAHIIHPIAGQGLNLGLRDVAALAQVLGEGARLGLDPGDLAQLKRYQDWRMLDNAMMAGATDVLNRLYGLPGSAPSLVRRLGMQIVGRTGLIRRFIIDEARGSSGDLPELLMASD from the coding sequence ATGACCGATACCAACATTTCAGCGCAGCATAGCGACATCCTGATCATGGGCGCGGGGCCTGCTGGCCTTGCGCTTGCCCTGGCGCTGGTGCGCAGCGGCCTTTCCGTCAGGGTGATCGACCGGATCAGCCCGCAGACGCTGGCCGATCCGGGCTTTGACGGCCGGGCCTCGGCGCTCGCCAGCACCAGCTGGCAGATGCTGCAGAATCTCGGACTGGCCGATGGCCTGTGGCGCGATGCATGCCCGATCGATCGCATCGCGGTGAGCGACGGTCTGCGCAAGGGCGGGCTCGATTTCGATGCGGGCGCAGAGGGCATGGGGGTGATGCTTCCCAACAGCCTGTTGCGCGGAGCGCTGTTCGAGGCGGCCAGCGCCGATGACGATATCGATCTGGTGATGGGCGCAGAGGTCGCGATCCGCGCGGTCGATGCGCATCGTGCGACAATCACGCTCGCCGATGGCCGGGCGTTTTCGGCATCGCTGCTGGTGGGGGCAGAGGGCCGGATGTCGCCGACGCGCGACCTCGCCGGGATCACGCTGGTCCAGTGGTCCTATCGCCAGCGCGGCATCGTGACCGCGGTGACGCTGGAGAAATCGCACCAGAACACCGCGTTCGAGATCTTCTATCCCGATGGTCCGGTCGCGATCCTGCCGCTCAACGACGATGACGACGGCCGCGCGATGGCCTCGATTGTCTGGACGGTGCCCGAGGGCAAGGCCGATGCATGGGTGTCGCTGTCCGACCGCGCGTTCGGTGCCGCGCTCACCAAGATGAGCGGCGGTTTTCTGGGCGAAATCACCCCCGTGACGCCGCGCAGCAGCTGGCCGCTGACCTTGTGCCAGGCCAGTGCCATGGTCGCGCCGCGCATCGCGCTGGTCGGCGACAGCGCGCACATCATCCATCCGATCGCAGGGCAGGGGCTGAACCTTGGGCTTCGTGACGTCGCGGCGCTCGCGCAGGTGCTGGGGGAGGGCGCGCGGCTGGGGCTCGATCCGGGCGATCTGGCGCAGCTCAAGCGCTACCAGGACTGGCGGATGCTTGACAACGCGATGATGGCGGGCGCCACCGATGTGCTCAACCGGCTCTATGGCCTGCCGGGCAGCGCGCCTTCGCTGGTGCGGCGTCTGGGCATGCAGATTGTTGGGCGCACCGGCCTGATCCGCCGGTTCATCATCGACGAGGCGCGGGGATCAAGCGGCGATCTGCCCGAACTGCTGATGGCGAGCGACTGA
- a CDS encoding MerR family transcriptional regulator, protein MTDSLDIAAVTRLTGLTARALRFYEARGLVEPLRTASGRRHYDAAALERLNLILSLKKAGLTLAQIQRLTANRRIDLHGLITAQLDHLEAQARRISDAQALLVSVKSRIDRGEPIDAETFCSLIRHEQQDTTTMSQDQWKAVTDRYFTPEEQAEWAEKMGAMTPGFDNEAYAAQWKDLGDAIKAALPMDPASEAAAGFVARWFELLKPFTQVASPAMMQGTMKMYDDMPNWPVQADPGFDSEVWAFIKLASAARLAKG, encoded by the coding sequence ATGACTGATTCGCTCGACATTGCCGCCGTCACCCGGCTCACCGGTCTCACCGCCCGCGCGCTGCGTTTTTACGAGGCGCGGGGGTTGGTGGAGCCGTTGCGCACTGCGTCTGGGCGGCGGCATTATGATGCGGCGGCGCTGGAGCGGCTGAACCTCATCCTGTCGCTCAAGAAGGCGGGGCTGACTCTGGCGCAGATCCAGCGGCTGACCGCCAACCGGCGGATCGATCTTCACGGGCTGATCACCGCACAGCTCGACCATCTCGAGGCGCAGGCGCGGCGCATATCCGATGCGCAGGCACTTCTCGTTTCCGTCAAGTCACGCATCGATCGCGGCGAGCCCATCGATGCAGAGACCTTCTGCTCGCTGATCCGACACGAACAACAGGACACGACAACCATGTCACAAGACCAATGGAAGGCGGTGACCGACCGCTATTTCACCCCCGAAGAGCAGGCCGAATGGGCCGAGAAGATGGGCGCAATGACGCCCGGTTTCGATAACGAGGCCTATGCCGCGCAATGGAAGGATCTGGGCGACGCGATCAAGGCCGCGCTGCCGATGGACCCTGCCAGCGAGGCCGCAGCGGGCTTTGTCGCGCGCTGGTTCGAATTGCTCAAACCCTTCACCCAGGTTGCGAGCCCGGCGATGATGCAGGGCACGATGAAGATGTACGACGACATGCCCAACTGGCCGGTTCAGGCCGATCCCGGCTTCGATAGCGAGGTGTGGGCATTCATCAAATTGGCCTCTGCGGCGCGGCTGGCGAAGGGGTAA
- a CDS encoding dihydrofolate reductase family protein → MRKLASFLFISLDGVVEAPDTFVRPELYQDFSPLIAQSIAGQDLVLMGRKMYEEWFAFWPASDIQPFSGFINTVPKLVVSGTLTSTEWQGSSLLAGDVATEVASLKATDGGTIGVHGIALIESLIHARLMDELHFVLVPAMAGCGRRLVSTAAEAIQLDLISAQTTPTGLQHLVYTLRSG, encoded by the coding sequence ATGCGGAAACTTGCGTCGTTCCTGTTCATCTCGCTCGACGGCGTGGTCGAGGCGCCCGACACTTTTGTCCGGCCCGAGCTGTATCAGGACTTTTCGCCGCTGATCGCGCAGTCGATCGCCGGGCAGGACCTGGTGCTGATGGGCCGAAAGATGTACGAGGAATGGTTCGCGTTCTGGCCGGCCTCCGACATCCAGCCGTTTTCGGGCTTCATCAACACGGTGCCCAAGCTGGTGGTGTCCGGCACACTGACATCGACCGAATGGCAGGGCTCGTCGCTGCTGGCAGGCGACGTGGCAACCGAGGTCGCCTCCCTCAAGGCCACCGATGGCGGTACCATCGGGGTACATGGCATCGCGCTGATCGAGTCGCTGATCCATGCACGACTGATGGACGAGCTGCATTTCGTGCTCGTTCCTGCGATGGCAGGTTGCGGACGGCGACTGGTGTCCACGGCTGCCGAGGCGATCCAGCTCGACCTGATTTCTGCGCAGACGACCCCCACAGGATTGCAGCACCTTGTCTACACGCTGCGGTCAGGCTGA
- a CDS encoding TonB-dependent receptor, producing the protein MSSFRFTRFAAARASLTLGVAAAALTALPAMAQAQDAQEEAATTSADGSVIVVTARRRAENLQDVPIAISAFSAERLENQGALDITDISQITPNTTLENSRGTNSTLTAFIRGVGQQDPVPGFEAGVGIYLDDVYLNRPQAAVLDIYEVERIEVLRGPQGTLYGRNTIGGAVKYVTKMLPQEFSLKVRGTYGTYDQADGVVTVSAPIGDIVRVGGTFARLSRGGFGDNLNIRGLENYNRDVYAGRGTLEIGGYGAPIMIRISGDYTRDKSDPRNGHRLIPGIRSGTPVLRDVYDTRAGLNAPKQDIEAYGLAMNISAELTNTLTFRSISAWRKDDSFTPIDFDALPAIDVDVPALYRNEQISQEFQLLYEGSRLKGLVGFYYLDAKASTAFDVLLFTTVANLNAFTAGDVRTDTWSVFGDFTYDFTDQLSLSLGGRYTVDKRNSTILRQTKLGRSAEFGGTPLVLATTSNFNGQARFTDFNPRASLSFKPNSDHLLFASYSQGFKGGGFDPRGLSTAAPDTNRDGVRSQQEIFDFLSFEPETVDSYELGWKGSFADNAINIALTGFYADYTNVQVPGSAGFDSNGDGTNDTFIGVTTNAGKAEFKGLEFESNAVFARDFAGDGSFLSFNGTLGYIDGEYKRFIDARNIDVANLRRIQNTPKWTASGTFTGAFPAFSGMITASTTVSYRSKTFQFETPSPFLDQKGYALWDAALIWRDDADRFSFGLNAKNILNKQYITSGYQFLATAPDGTPTRNAAGNFIPTLGTEGVATAFYGNPRQVFVTGTVKF; encoded by the coding sequence ATGTCATCGTTTCGGTTCACCCGCTTTGCCGCCGCGCGCGCCTCGCTGACGCTGGGTGTTGCAGCAGCCGCGCTGACCGCGCTTCCCGCCATGGCCCAGGCGCAGGACGCGCAGGAAGAGGCCGCCACGACCTCGGCCGATGGCTCCGTGATCGTCGTGACCGCGCGGCGCCGTGCAGAAAACCTGCAGGATGTGCCGATCGCGATCAGCGCCTTTTCCGCCGAGCGGCTGGAAAACCAGGGCGCGCTCGACATCACCGACATTTCGCAGATCACCCCCAACACCACGCTGGAAAACTCGCGCGGCACCAACTCGACCCTCACCGCGTTCATCCGCGGCGTGGGCCAGCAGGATCCGGTGCCCGGTTTCGAGGCGGGCGTCGGCATCTATCTCGATGATGTCTATCTCAACCGCCCGCAGGCTGCGGTGCTCGATATCTACGAGGTAGAGCGGATCGAAGTCCTGCGCGGACCGCAGGGCACGCTTTATGGTCGCAACACCATCGGCGGCGCGGTCAAGTACGTCACCAAGATGCTGCCGCAGGAGTTCAGCCTTAAGGTGCGCGGCACCTACGGCACCTATGACCAGGCCGATGGCGTGGTCACCGTGTCGGCTCCGATCGGCGATATCGTCCGCGTCGGCGGCACCTTCGCGCGGCTGTCGCGCGGCGGCTTTGGCGACAACCTCAACATCCGCGGGCTCGAGAACTACAACCGCGATGTCTATGCAGGCCGCGGCACGCTGGAAATCGGCGGTTATGGCGCGCCGATCATGATCCGCATCTCGGGCGACTATACCCGCGACAAGTCCGATCCGCGCAACGGCCACCGCCTCATCCCCGGCATCCGCAGCGGAACCCCGGTGCTGCGCGATGTCTACGACACCCGCGCCGGCCTCAACGCGCCCAAGCAGGACATCGAGGCTTACGGCCTGGCGATGAACATCTCCGCAGAACTGACCAACACGCTGACCTTCCGGTCGATCAGCGCCTGGCGCAAGGATGACAGCTTCACCCCGATCGATTTCGACGCGCTGCCCGCGATCGATGTCGATGTGCCTGCGCTGTATCGCAACGAGCAGATCAGCCAGGAATTCCAGCTGCTGTATGAAGGCAGCCGCCTCAAGGGCCTGGTCGGCTTCTATTATCTCGATGCCAAGGCTTCGACCGCGTTCGATGTGCTGCTGTTCACCACGGTCGCCAACCTCAACGCCTTCACCGCCGGCGACGTGCGCACCGATACCTGGTCGGTGTTCGGCGATTTCACCTATGATTTCACCGATCAATTGTCGCTGTCCCTGGGCGGCCGCTACACCGTCGACAAGCGCAACTCGACCATCCTGCGTCAGACCAAGTTGGGCCGCTCTGCCGAGTTCGGCGGCACCCCGCTGGTGCTCGCCACCACCTCGAACTTCAACGGCCAGGCGCGCTTTACCGATTTCAACCCGCGCGCGTCGTTGAGCTTCAAGCCCAACAGCGATCATCTGCTGTTCGCCAGTTACTCGCAGGGCTTCAAGGGCGGCGGCTTCGATCCGCGCGGCCTTTCGACCGCCGCGCCAGACACCAACCGCGATGGCGTGCGCAGCCAGCAGGAAATCTTCGACTTCCTGAGCTTCGAGCCTGAGACGGTGGACAGCTATGAACTTGGCTGGAAGGGTAGCTTTGCCGACAATGCGATCAACATCGCGCTGACCGGCTTCTACGCCGACTATACCAATGTGCAGGTGCCCGGGTCCGCAGGCTTCGATTCGAACGGCGACGGCACCAACGACACCTTCATCGGTGTCACCACCAACGCCGGCAAGGCCGAGTTCAAGGGCCTGGAATTCGAGAGCAACGCCGTGTTCGCCCGCGACTTTGCCGGCGACGGTTCGTTCCTGAGCTTCAATGGCACGCTGGGTTACATCGATGGCGAATACAAGCGCTTCATTGATGCGCGCAACATCGACGTCGCCAATTTGCGCCGCATCCAGAACACCCCCAAATGGACCGCATCGGGCACCTTCACCGGCGCCTTTCCGGCCTTCTCGGGGATGATCACCGCGTCGACCACGGTCAGCTATCGCAGCAAGACCTTCCAGTTCGAGACGCCCAGCCCGTTCCTCGACCAGAAGGGCTATGCGCTTTGGGATGCCGCGCTGATCTGGCGCGATGATGCCGACCGGTTCAGCTTCGGCCTCAACGCCAAGAACATCCTGAACAAGCAGTACATCACCTCGGGCTACCAGTTCCTCGCGACCGCGCCCGACGGTACGCCGACGCGTAATGCGGCGGGCAATTTCATCCCGACGCTGGGCACCGAGGGCGTTGCGACGGCCTTCTACGGCAACCCGCGCCAGGTATTCGTCACCGGCACGGTCAAGTTCTGA
- a CDS encoding FeoA family protein has product MLLDQLPTGQRAEISAIDWSVLPADEGKRLRALGVDEGASVTIRHRGIFFGRDPIALSIGRMTVAIRRVHARAITLRAPDAAPETIA; this is encoded by the coding sequence ATGCTTCTTGACCAGCTCCCCACCGGCCAGCGTGCGGAAATTTCCGCGATCGACTGGAGCGTCCTGCCTGCAGACGAAGGCAAGCGGCTGCGCGCGCTGGGCGTCGACGAAGGCGCGAGCGTCACCATCCGCCATCGCGGCATCTTCTTCGGGCGCGATCCGATCGCGCTCAGCATCGGCCGGATGACGGTGGCGATCCGCCGCGTCCATGCCCGCGCCATCACGCTGCGCGCGCCCGACGCCGCGCCAGAGACCATCGCATGA
- a CDS encoding ATP-binding cassette domain-containing protein codes for MTAIPTLLLVLIASFTLMRFAPGGPFDGERPLAPETRAALEAAYGLNLPMGEQFALYLKRTLTGDYGPSLVYRDFSVTQLIADSLPVSLTLGGLAIILALALGLAAGTVAALQPGGWADEALMLAATIVTALPSFVTGPLLALIFGLWLGLLPVGGLGDSLLSAPQFWVMPVIALALPVAGAIAKLARAGLAAALADATPMALSGGQAQRVAIARALVAEPQMLVLDEATSALDPLVGAQIVKLLKRLQREQHIAMLVITHDLALAAQFCHRALVLDAGRIVEASPIVELIAAPQAAMTQRLVAAS; via the coding sequence TTGACCGCAATCCCCACTTTGCTGCTGGTCCTCATCGCGTCGTTCACGCTGATGCGGTTTGCGCCGGGGGGGCCGTTCGATGGCGAGCGGCCGCTGGCGCCCGAGACGCGCGCGGCGCTGGAGGCGGCTTATGGGCTGAACCTGCCGATGGGCGAGCAGTTCGCGCTGTACCTGAAGCGCACGCTCACCGGCGATTACGGGCCGAGCCTGGTCTATCGCGATTTCTCCGTGACCCAGTTGATCGCCGACAGCCTGCCGGTGTCGCTCACCCTGGGCGGTCTTGCGATCATCCTCGCGCTGGCGCTCGGGCTGGCCGCAGGGACGGTCGCCGCGCTGCAGCCCGGTGGCTGGGCGGATGAGGCGCTGATGCTCGCTGCCACGATCGTCACCGCCCTGCCCAGCTTCGTCACGGGGCCGTTGCTGGCGCTGATCTTCGGGCTGTGGCTGGGGCTGCTGCCGGTCGGCGGGCTGGGCGACAGTCTGCTGAGCGCGCCGCAATTCTGGGTGATGCCGGTGATCGCGCTGGCGCTGCCGGTCGCAGGAGCGATCGCCAAGCTGGCGCGTGCAGGCCTCGCGGCGGCACTGGCCGATGCCACGCCGATGGCGCTCTCGGGCGGTCAGGCGCAGCGGGTCGCGATCGCCCGCGCGCTGGTGGCAGAGCCGCAGATGCTGGTGCTGGACGAGGCGACGAGCGCGCTCGACCCGCTGGTGGGCGCGCAGATCGTCAAGCTGCTCAAGCGGCTGCAGCGCGAGCAGCACATCGCGATGCTGGTGATCACCCATGATCTCGCGCTGGCGGCGCAGTTCTGCCACCGTGCGCTGGTGCTCGATGCCGGGCGGATCGTGGAGGCGAGCCCGATTGTGGAGCTGATCGCTGCCCCGCAGGCGGCGATGACCCAAAGGCTGGTGGCCGCAAGCTGA
- a CDS encoding phytoene desaturase family protein: MGRAHASPDAIIIGGGHNGLTCAFYLARAGLSVRIVEARNVIGGAAVTEEFHPGFRNSVASYTVSLLQPKVIADMGLVGRGYRVIERPVSNFLPLAQGDHLILGGGLERTQAAFARFSRKDAEALPGYYAMLERVADVLRELALRPPPNVGGGVAWLVDALTTGRLLSRLPREVQRDVLDLFTKSAREFLTPWFESAAVQAAFGFDAVVGNYASPDTPGSAYVLLHHVFGEVNGHKGSWGHVIGGMGSITRMMAEACAEQGVEISLNSPVEKVLVEGDRATGVRLASGEELRSQRIIANVGPKLLYGKMVPRAALPQDFARRIDGYVCGSGSFRMNVALDRLPDFTCLPGAENPWGEHLRAGIVIAPSLDYMDRAFSDAKAHGWSREPIVEMLIPSLVDDSLAPAGHHVASLFCQQFDPKLDWTPEQEAAAAGTIIDTVEAHAPGFRASILGKQVLSPKGLERTFGLIGGDIFHGRMSLDQLWAARPVLGHADYRGPLKGLYMCGSGTHPGGGVTGAPGHNAAKVVLADKRWRRG; encoded by the coding sequence ATGGGCAGGGCGCACGCATCACCGGACGCGATCATCATCGGCGGTGGCCATAACGGCCTGACCTGCGCCTTCTATCTGGCGCGCGCAGGCCTGTCCGTGCGGATCGTCGAAGCGCGCAATGTGATCGGCGGCGCGGCGGTGACCGAGGAATTTCACCCCGGATTCCGCAATTCGGTGGCCAGCTACACGGTGAGCCTGCTCCAGCCCAAGGTCATCGCCGACATGGGTCTGGTCGGACGCGGGTATCGCGTCATCGAGCGCCCGGTGTCGAACTTCCTGCCGCTTGCGCAGGGCGATCATCTGATCCTCGGCGGCGGGCTGGAGCGCACGCAAGCCGCGTTCGCGCGCTTCTCGCGCAAGGACGCCGAGGCGCTACCGGGCTATTACGCGATGCTCGAACGCGTCGCCGATGTGCTGCGCGAGCTTGCGCTGCGTCCGCCGCCCAATGTCGGCGGCGGCGTCGCCTGGCTGGTCGATGCGCTGACCACCGGGCGGCTGCTTTCCCGGCTGCCGCGCGAGGTCCAGCGTGACGTGCTCGACCTGTTCACCAAGTCCGCGCGCGAGTTCCTCACCCCCTGGTTCGAGAGCGCGGCTGTACAGGCGGCGTTCGGCTTCGACGCGGTTGTCGGCAACTATGCCAGCCCCGACACGCCGGGCTCTGCCTATGTATTGCTCCACCACGTGTTCGGCGAGGTCAACGGCCACAAGGGCAGCTGGGGGCATGTCATCGGCGGGATGGGCAGCATTACCCGGATGATGGCCGAGGCCTGCGCCGAGCAAGGCGTCGAGATCAGCTTGAACAGCCCGGTCGAAAAGGTGCTGGTCGAGGGCGATCGCGCCACCGGAGTGCGGCTGGCAAGCGGCGAGGAACTGCGGAGCCAACGCATCATCGCCAATGTCGGGCCGAAACTGCTCTATGGGAAGATGGTGCCGCGCGCCGCACTTCCGCAAGATTTCGCGCGGCGGATCGATGGCTACGTTTGCGGATCGGGCAGCTTCCGGATGAACGTCGCGCTCGACCGGCTGCCCGATTTCACATGTCTGCCCGGGGCCGAAAACCCTTGGGGCGAGCATCTGCGCGCAGGCATCGTCATCGCGCCCAGCCTCGATTACATGGACCGCGCGTTCAGCGATGCCAAGGCGCACGGCTGGTCGCGCGAACCGATCGTCGAGATGCTGATCCCCTCGCTCGTCGACGACAGTCTAGCGCCCGCGGGGCATCATGTCGCGAGCCTGTTCTGCCAGCAATTCGACCCCAAGCTCGACTGGACGCCCGAGCAGGAAGCGGCGGCTGCGGGCACGATCATCGATACGGTCGAGGCGCACGCGCCTGGCTTTCGCGCTTCGATCCTGGGCAAGCAGGTGCTCAGCCCCAAAGGTCTGGAGCGCACCTTCGGCCTGATCGGCGGCGACATCTTCCATGGCCGGATGAGCCTCGACCAACTCTGGGCCGCGCGCCCGGTGCTGGGCCATGCTGATTATCGCGGGCCATTGAAGGGGCTGTACATGTGCGGATCGGGCACGCACCCCGGCGGCGGCGTCACCGGCGCGCCGGGGCACAATGCGGCAAAGGTGGTGCTGGCGGACAAGAGATGGCGGCGGGGGTGA